The window ACGATTAAAATAAATACATTTCATTTGCTGGAAGCTTTTCCACACACTAGCACTTCCTGTTTATCCATGATAGAATAAAACGTATAAACATATATCATATAAACCTGAAACTGAGTTAAAGGCCGTTTCTCCCAGTTGCTATTCCTTCTTGTTTTGTTCAATCCAGTGCCCAAGATTTTCTGTATCCagaaagaaaccaaaaaaaaaaacatggagTAGAATTATTCATCGTTTTCCTTATAAAAATTGCATCTCTTTTGACTAAAGAACAAACAAGAATTTGTATcttgcatatatatacatatatatatatatatatatacacacacacatatatatatatacacacacgcaCTCACACATGTGTGTGATGTgacaatgcaagaatgcagaaaCCATGTATCAATTACCTTTGCCAGACCAGAGAGACCACCCCTTGGTTCTTTGAACACATTCTGGATATCAAGTAGCATGTCGTAGTGCTTGAAGCATTGCAACTGTCCATAAGACCCAGCAAGCTGCTTCATGTCACACTGGAAGTTGTAACCTGGAAAATACCCAATTATGACTGCAGAAATTTCTCTGCAAGAGTTTACAGATTGAAAATATACTGGTAGACCAAAGAAAAGCAGGAATGTGTTCCATACAAATATATTGTTATATCAGCGTTCCCCCTTAATGAATGCATACTGTTCGATATAAGTAgtgcaaaaattgaaaagaagcCATGAGAATCAATGAGTTTTCTTTCTTGGAGCATAAAAGGTGTAATGAACCTTTAAGCAGGAAAATGCTTAAGCAAATTAAAAGAATGTTGTTGTTATCTTCTAAAAGACAATGTTCTCTCTTACCAAGCTTCAGTACTCTTGTTGAATGCAATATGCGGGTTAAGCAGTCATCCAATACATCCGGAGCATCTTCATATAACTTTATCAGATCAAGTATATAAACCTTGTTGTCAGAAGCAATCTGCATGATAGAAACCTGTTGCAGGGGGAAATAGAAAAGCTATTATACTGTTGAACGTGCATTTTCTTCACTCCAAAGGAGTCGGTCATATTTAACATATTCTCTATCATGCCTAACAACAAGGACACTCAAGTTAAAGATTATAAAGCTTTCGTTTCTAAATGAAGGGAAAGAACGCAATAAACCAGACTAGACTGAGAAGACATTGATGGAGAACATCATATCTTTACTCAGCCATTACAAAAGGCGAATATCCTATTAGCTCCAAAATTCTCACCAtcaaatttaaaaaacaaaaaaagcagATACAATGCACAGAAAAGCATTGAAGCGTACTCACTAGACAGACCCTTTTATTCATCACGAGAGACTCAAAACATTGGAACTTTCACTCATATTTCCATATTAGCTAGGGGTTGTTAAATCAGTTCAATGGAAAACTCGGAACCTTCTTTTACCTAGACAAAATAAAGAGATGGATGAATCACCAAATTATGTACTGTGCCTGATTCCAGAGGgagaaaaattaaacaaaaaaggaACCAGGAAACATAGCCCAGAACTTATTCATGACCCATAATTAATAATGACATCAGAGCCTTATGAGTTAATAATAGattagaacaaaagaaaagagaagaaaacggGATTTACTCACATGCATACTTCTTTTGTCACATGAGCGAACCCATGAAACGCAACTTATTATGAATTGGTCTTTGAACTTCTAGGCTCATTTTCTTATCAGCCCCGAGGGAGGAAGAGGACAGAGAAGCAAAGTCCATTATGTTTCAGGGAAGAAGTAACTACTTTGTTGTGGTACTTTAGTTAGGAAGATATGTATCAACATAAATATCTTCACTTTGCCTGGGTAGATTAAGCTGACTCTGGTATAGTCCAAGATCCCTCTTTAGATTGTGAGAAAGAAGGGGAACCTTGTGGTCCAGCCTTTCTCCCGACCccgtgcatagcgggagcttagtgcaccgggctgccccaCCCTTTTTAGATTGTGAGAAATGAGGAATCAAATTTTTTTACCACcacccttttaaaaataaaatagctTTGATATTGAGGTGGGAAGGACCACTACTTAAAAAAAGTACTCAGCTTTGATCCACAATCACCTTGTTAGATGAGCTTCCCTTTTCGTAATTAGGCTTCCACTCACAATCAATGCCCACAACTTTACATTCTTCAATGTGGCATGTAGCATCATGCAAGCCATTCACTTCATCTACCCAGACTACTTCCTTTATTGACAATTCATCAAGCTGCAAGTATCGGTCTTTCGGAAAATTTGCCTCAAGCGCTGTACAAGTAAGAATAAAGTAGGAGTTAGACAAAACAATAATTTACTCGGAACTGGCAACTTTGAAATAAACCACAAGCCAGCATCCAGaaataattagaagaaaaaaagtaaTCAACCAGGTCCAGAAACATAATAGGCAGCATTTTATTAAATGAAAGCCTAAGAAAATTATACTGGAAACAACTCCGAAGAACTCAGAAATAGTGCATATGAATATATGAAAGGTTCTTAAACTCGGAGACATAACATCTTCATAGAGAACATGTTAGACATTCATTCTTGTCGCACATGTCTCAGCTACTAGTGGATATATCTCGGGCTCCATCTCTTTTGTGAAATTAAAAGGCATGAATATAAGTTAGAATAATTCTTTTGCTTAGCCGGAACTACTACACCTTTCAAATCTTAGCCCCACTTCTCTAGGTCTGAAAAACCACTTCCAATTGATTATCTATCCTCTTGGCGAAAGGTTTCTCAGATTCATGGATATCAGGTCCTTCACAATCAATTGGTTCTGCCTAGTTATGAAGTGAAAAGTTAAAAGGTTTAAATCCATTGTGGATATGAAACTGATAGATCCACATGCAAAGTCAAATATTTCTAGAATCAACCAGAATGACTTCTCAAACAACAATAAAATGAAATCACTTAGTTGTACATTTGAACGAGTATTCATGGATCTGCAACCTCTTAAATCACTTTCTTGGTTGAACAGCTAGTAAATTTCCCGTGTCATTTAAAGTCACATCATTTCAGAATAACCATAGTCGGGTGGACCTCCTCAACATAGTCGATAACAAAAGCATAGACTTTGTACCAAGAGAATCCCAGCAAAGACCTAATGCAAGGGTTGCAGCAGAAGAAAGCATAGTCAAAGGCAACCTTAACAGACTCAAATTTGCTCTAGTTCATATTGATTCAACATTTATGCAGATTAATACTTTTTGGAGAGGTCAGCAAATACAGCTCATTAGTGCTTAAATTTAAAAACTTAAAGTGCTTAGACTGGTTACTTAACAAGAAATAGAGGGATCCAGTGTACCTTTGGCATTTATGAAACCTTCAAGGGAATACCGTTCACAGAGTTCCTCAACCTTCTCCATGTAACCAGCTTCCATAGCCAAATAAACctttttcatgaaaaatttattaaaaacgATAAAAAGCCAACACATATAAGTTTTTACTCAAGTGATATTGCACATTCACATATTGCAAAGTCACTAGGTACTTTTAACGGGTCTCACATGAACATTAATCTCCGAGTGTCAGCCCAACAACAAAAGAATTCAAATTCTAAGGAATAAGTTCAACATCTAAAGGCTATATAGGTACGATAGGAGGGTGCGGTTAAGCAGGTAAGCCcgctccctccctccctccctccgGTCTTCTGTAAAGCCTttttgcctatctgttatttttttaatctttacTTAAACTAAGCAGATCGAAAGCACGAAAAGAAATGTCTTAGCATGCCCTTGCTCTAATTCAAAATCCACCTCTTTTTCATCAGATTACAATAAACTGATGAGGACTAATATACTTATGAGATGAATCTGAAGCTTATATGTCAGGCTCTATGTGTAGCACTTCTCAAGACTACTAACAAGTAACAACTCATATCTGgacaacaaattcaacaacacaAGAATATGCACAATTGATAACAAATTTAATAGCActaaaatgaattagaaatcgaCAAGAGTCATTGTAGCTATGTACTTGCCAAGTACTCAAGAAGTTGAGGATCATCCTTCACTCTCGCCTCTGCAACATCCCAGCAACCCTGTTCTGCTAGTTTCTTCAGTTTGCTGTAAATTAATACTGTCACAGTCAGCACTATTCATAggaaaaaaatttatatatatatatagctgaaATGCTAAGCCACACAAAAGTGGACGAATCCACTTGCCTCTCTTTGTATTGATGATATATTTCTGGGAACTCCTTCCGAAGATTGTGTTGCCTTATAACATCAAAAGCATGCTTTGGCAGTTTTCTGTCAACATATTCTTGGACAAGGGTACACAAGATTGGCTTCCCCATAAAAGTTGCCCACTTTTCTGCCGCTCTGTATTGTTGGCTTTCCATCATTTTAAGCAGAAACGATTCCCCAGACTCCCGGATAGAAAAGTGTTCCAACAAAGAAACTGCGGTCATGTATGACTGGGATTCTACTAACCTAAGAATATATTGTTCAACCAACACCTTAGCCATCTCCTGGCATGTTTGATCCTTCTCATCTGTATCAAACATAGCTTTTTCTATGTTTGACAGACTGACGTCAAAAAGTTCAAGGATTTTGACTAGGATTCTTTCTTCATGAACCAGAGTTCCATCAACAATAGCCAGAAACAATTTGGCAGCCAATAGTTTAGCTTTCAATATACCTTTCATGCCATTTCCCACTTTCAGGAAACGACGAAGAGCAGATATTATCAAATGACTGAATCCATCACAGTGTGACTCAAATATAGGCAACACGTACAGGCACTGAGCAACAAAGATGGCTGCTCCGGGTCGAGGATCATTGCACAGAGATTCAAACACTTGCTGTTGCAGAACACGAAACTTAGCAGTCGCCTTGCAGGTTCCTATGTAAAACAATAACTTGTGTGAGAAAAAATATCATGATCAAATATTATCAAATTGAGCTACACTGTAATCATCcatagaagaaaacaaatatgatttcgagaTATTGCTCCTTTTACTTCCCTAAAATCTTGCTTTGGGTTTAGGAAATAAAGCTTAAGATATTTCTAACAATTTGGCAACGAATGACTAGTCAATGGTTATTAATGAAAGAATTAAGCCAGTGTCTCTACCCAGTACCCACCAAAGACATCCCATGAAATATCACTTAATATGTTGACTGGCATGTCTGTTTTGCACCATATTGGTACCATATCAATAAACTTTTaccttgtcaaaaaaaaaaactgactTGCGTGTAGGTTTTGTTCTCTTGCAACATAAACCTGCTATttcaacaacaacgacccagtaaaatcccacaagtagggtctggaTAAACCTGCTATTTCATCTCAAAAACTATTCTCATGAACTTCCTACGCACAGAAGATAGTAATAGTACTCATCGACTCCTTTTTGCATGAATGGAAGGAGTACATAGAAGTCTTTTTGATATGTGGGAACACAAATATCTTACCTAGATCTTCATACTTCATATAGCCAAAGATGTTGaagaataaataatttttttgttgatTATCAAGTTCTACAGTTACATTACCTTGTATAGTCCACTTAAAATCATCATTGGCTCGAATGCCACTGGAGTGGAAATGGTTAATTCAATATATACAGATGCTTCTATCTATCTCCTTTTATGTATCCACAACTTCTCCCCATCTGTCATTTTCCATGTCATATGCATGATATCACCAATGTTCTTTACGCATGTGTCTATGGCACTTCGCATCAAGCCTCAATCATTCATGACATCGAAAGCAAAACACAATGTAACACAGTGGTCTGGCACAGTCATTTTGCTGATATGAAGTGCCTATTGCATCACTTCAACCCCAAATGCAATTCTAACTAGTTAATACCAATCCAAGTTTTAACTAATTATTACTAATCCACATCATTAGGGAGGTTAAATCTACAAGGTGGACCAGTTGCTGATAAGCATATCTCACATGGTGTTTTTGACTACAACTTCAGAGAATGATGACAAAAACTCATGGGTCAAGctcgcttcttcttcttccattttggaGTCTGAAAGATTTAAATGGTCTTTGAGACTGTGTAGTTATTCAGGCATAGAAAAATTGTCATTGACAAGAGGAGCAGAGGTAGGATGACAATTCAACACTATTCTTTATCATATCAGATTGTCGCTCATGCCCCTCCTTGTTATGATTCAATTTCTTGAAAGAAGAAAGTCGTCTcaaaggaaaaaaattatatGAAGCAGCCAACAAATGATTTGTCAAATCCTAAATTAATTGATAATTACGTTGAAAAAGGTTCAATTGTCATTTGggtaagaaaacaaagaaataaccAAAAGAATGATCAGATATTTAATTGCAAACAAAGTATTCAAAGAAAAGAGTTCCTAAAACTGATGGAATGATAACTTGGAGCAAACAGCATCTTTTATAAAAGAGACATTGTGGGGAAGAACTTTACCATAGACATAGCATTCCTTTAAGAGGTAGAGAAAAACCACTGGAGAAACATTGGATAGATCACCGAAAGCATGCCTGGATACAGCCAAGGGATGTTGAACTTTATTTCGACTATGTAGGTGTAAAGGTTTTCCATTCAGACCCATGGTAGAAAGTTGAAGAAACCAGAAGTAGAAAAAACCTGCATTTTTTAATATGAAAGGGCAGAATAAACATTCTCAAATACCATTGCATGCTATAAGCTAGATGCCACAATGTCCCAATTCCTATGAACATAATTGCTTTTTTGCAAGAAGATGACTTTTGCATTAAAGAAAGTCTTGTAAAGCTATCAGTCAAAGATAATGGACGAGACAGGAACAAACAAAATGCAATCCAAAAGAAACTGGCAATCTTATGAAGAATGACCTTACGGCAACAGACCAACTCTTCAAATAATTGTGGACACTGAGGAAGGGTAAACaatcaaaataatatatatatatatatatatatatatatatatatatatatatatatatattgtagtaCATAACAAGCAATACATTCGACCTTGCTGTACAAGAAAATTTAGGCAACCTAATGGCATTTCTCTTTTTGGTAAAGCAACATTTTTATTAGTTTGGCAGGAAAGTTCCTGGTACACTTAGAAAATAAGTACAACATATATGATTCTCTATAAATATAACCTAATCATGGATTCATAAGAAATTAACTAACAGGCCCTATCTGTACTAAAATCATTTTCCAAAATGCTAGTCAATTTAGCAGCAACATTGTAGTACATAACAAGCAATACATTCGACCTTGCTGTACAAGAAAATTTAGGCAACCTAATGGCATTTCTCTTTTTGGTAAAGCAACATTTTTATTAGTTTGGCAGGAAAGTTCCTGGTACACTTAGAAAATAAGTACAACATATATGATTCTCTATAAATATAACCTAATCATGGATTCATAAGAAATTAACTAACAGGCCCTATCTGTACTAAAATCATTTTCCAAAATGCTAGTCAATTTAGCAGCAACATCGCCAAACTAAAGTCATATATACACACCCTCTTCTTTtattattccttttcttttttgagtTAAAACCAAGACTGTCAATAGTTTATAGCTCTAGCTCAAATTAAACTAAATTCTTGCATGAACCCCTGTAAGAAAGACAACAACAAGCACAAGTTTTGACAAACAAGACAAACAATAAATCTGTCATACTCATAATTGATCCACTAGGAGCATGCAGTAATTTCTCCTAATTCTATTGAGCCTAGACTTTATTAAGAATCAGAGTAAAAGCTTCAATATAATTACAGTATATGGGTAAAAATAAAGGAAGAACATATTCAATGAACTCAGGTACGACTTTACAGTGTATGGTTAGGGGCTTTATTTGTTAACTGAGTACCTGGACTTGGGCATAGTAGCTGGAGCAGTGGATTTGCAAGCCTTGAGTTCGAGAGCTATATTATCAAATCAACAAAGCATTTCATGGGAAACAAAGAGGATGAGAATA of the Nicotiana tabacum cultivar K326 chromosome 7, ASM71507v2, whole genome shotgun sequence genome contains:
- the LOC107761499 gene encoding uncharacterized protein LOC107761499 isoform X2, with amino-acid sequence MGLNGKPLHLHSRNKVQHPLAVSRHAFGDLSNVSPVVFLYLLKECYVYGTCKATAKFRVLQQQVFESLCNDPRPGAAIFVAQCLYVLPIFESHCDGFSHLIISALRRFLKVGNGMKGILKAKLLAAKLFLAIVDGTLVHEERILVKILELFDVSLSNIEKAMFDTDEKDQTCQEMAKVLVEQYILRLVESQSYMTAVSLLEHFSIRESGESFLLKMMESQQYRAAEKWATFMGKPILCTLVQEYVDRKLPKHAFDVIRQHNLRKEFPEIYHQYKESKLKKLAEQGCWDVAEARVKDDPQLLEYLVYLAMEAGYMEKVEELCERYSLEGFINAKALEANFPKDRYLQLDELSIKEVVWVDEVNGLHDATCHIEECKVVGIDCEWKPNYEKGSSSNKVSIMQIASDNKVYILDLIKLYEDAPDVLDDCLTRILHSTRVLKLGYNFQCDMKQLAGSYGQLQCFKHYDMLLDIQNVFKEPRGGLSGLAKKILGTGLNKTRRNSNWEKRPLTQFQLEYAALDAAVLIHIFRHVRDYTQPAGDRCGLSKFEWKSHIVSHIDNSKISKKEAKRQKAKTAKAPQSIKSKEFFEQT
- the LOC107761499 gene encoding uncharacterized protein LOC107761499 isoform X1, which gives rise to MMKCLLWSIPCAFLPCKMYPHHDASRKHSKLSNSRLANPLLQLLCPSPGFFYFWFLQLSTMGLNGKPLHLHSRNKVQHPLAVSRHAFGDLSNVSPVVFLYLLKECYVYGTCKATAKFRVLQQQVFESLCNDPRPGAAIFVAQCLYVLPIFESHCDGFSHLIISALRRFLKVGNGMKGILKAKLLAAKLFLAIVDGTLVHEERILVKILELFDVSLSNIEKAMFDTDEKDQTCQEMAKVLVEQYILRLVESQSYMTAVSLLEHFSIRESGESFLLKMMESQQYRAAEKWATFMGKPILCTLVQEYVDRKLPKHAFDVIRQHNLRKEFPEIYHQYKESKLKKLAEQGCWDVAEARVKDDPQLLEYLVYLAMEAGYMEKVEELCERYSLEGFINAKALEANFPKDRYLQLDELSIKEVVWVDEVNGLHDATCHIEECKVVGIDCEWKPNYEKGSSSNKVSIMQIASDNKVYILDLIKLYEDAPDVLDDCLTRILHSTRVLKLGYNFQCDMKQLAGSYGQLQCFKHYDMLLDIQNVFKEPRGGLSGLAKKILGTGLNKTRRNSNWEKRPLTQFQLEYAALDAAVLIHIFRHVRDYTQPAGDRCGLSKFEWKSHIVSHIDNSKISKKEAKRQKAKTAKAPQSIKSKEFFEQT
- the LOC107761499 gene encoding uncharacterized protein LOC107761499 isoform X3, which gives rise to MPKSRHAFGDLSNVSPVVFLYLLKECYVYGTCKATAKFRVLQQQVFESLCNDPRPGAAIFVAQCLYVLPIFESHCDGFSHLIISALRRFLKVGNGMKGILKAKLLAAKLFLAIVDGTLVHEERILVKILELFDVSLSNIEKAMFDTDEKDQTCQEMAKVLVEQYILRLVESQSYMTAVSLLEHFSIRESGESFLLKMMESQQYRAAEKWATFMGKPILCTLVQEYVDRKLPKHAFDVIRQHNLRKEFPEIYHQYKESKLKKLAEQGCWDVAEARVKDDPQLLEYLVYLAMEAGYMEKVEELCERYSLEGFINAKALEANFPKDRYLQLDELSIKEVVWVDEVNGLHDATCHIEECKVVGIDCEWKPNYEKGSSSNKVSIMQIASDNKVYILDLIKLYEDAPDVLDDCLTRILHSTRVLKLGYNFQCDMKQLAGSYGQLQCFKHYDMLLDIQNVFKEPRGGLSGLAKKILGTGLNKTRRNSNWEKRPLTQFQLEYAALDAAVLIHIFRHVRDYTQPAGDRCGLSKFEWKSHIVSHIDNSKISKKEAKRQKAKTAKAPQSIKSKEFFEQT